A single Lolium perenne isolate Kyuss_39 chromosome 6, Kyuss_2.0, whole genome shotgun sequence DNA region contains:
- the LOC127309522 gene encoding putative cyclin-F2-1, translated as MMQRAVNPWAFARPPPPGFGFSFARQPVADLPARRRPPPPGFEFSYARQPVADLPSRRRPPPPGFEFSYARQPVARLRTPPPSIGFFCDQLPVDDVPALLPPSPSEIPVQPKHPKRAAPPSVSTAVSENEKPSTTKRRRVCSDYEDDIDANLRRTERSPEERPRPDYLKTVQKDRVSPSDRARMIEWMDAFVRNHDLVDGTLHHAVAYVDRVLSVRAMRKHTDHELRLLGAVAIFVSAKYEDGQRTLAKLDPDKISWYVGGSATREEVLDVERRMVVALGYQLGGPTAHTFVSRFTKHAQEEEDLKIQRMAHRLADESLRNYACLGYVPSVVASSAIFLARSALLNPPDVAAWSTEMQELTGYDVMNLAGCLHAMRPVAHL; from the coding sequence ATGATGCAGCGCGCCGTGAATCCCTGGGCCTTTGCTCGCCCTCCGCCGCCCGGCTTCGGATTCTCCTTCGCTCGGCAGCCCGTCGCCGACTTGCCCGCACGTCGTCGACCTCCGCCCCCCGGCTTCGAATTCTCCTACGCTCGGCAGCCCGTCGCCGACTTGCCCTCCCGTCGTCGACCTCCGCCCCCCGGCTTCGAATTCTCCTACGCTCGGCAGCCCGTCGCCCGTCTTCGAACCCCGCCCCCCAGCATCGGATTCTTCTGCGATCAGCTGCCCGTCGACGACGTGCCCGCCCTGCTCCCGCCATCGCCCAGCGAGATCCCCGTGCAACCGAAGCACCCAAAGCGCGCGGCGCCGCCGTCCGTATCCACAGCCGTCTCAGAGAACGAGAAGCCCTCCACTACGAAGCGCCGGCGGGTGTGCTCCGACTACGAAGACGACATCGACGCCAACCTCAGGAGGACGGAGCGGAGCCCCGAGGAGCGGCCGCGGCCGGACTACCTGAAGACGGTGCAGAAGGACCGGGTGAGCCCGTCGGACCGCGCCCGCATGATCGAATGGATGGACGCGTTCGTCCGGAACCACGACCTCGTCGACGGCACGCTCCACCACGCCGTGGCCTACGTCGACCGGGTCCTGTCGGTGCGAGCCATGAGGAAGCATACCGACCACGAGCTCCGCCTCCTGGGCGCCGTGGCCATCTTCGTGTCCGCCAAGTACGAGGACGGCCAGCGCACCTTGGCGAAGCTGGACCCCGACAAGATCTCCTGGTACGTCGGCGGGTCCGCCACGAGGGAGGAGGTGCTCGACGTGGAGCGCCGCATGGTGGTGGCGCTCGGGTACCAGCTCGGCGGCCCAACGGCGCACACCTTCGTCAGCCGCTTCACCAAGCACGCACAAGAAGAGGAGGACCTGAAGATCCAGCGAATGGCGCACCGCCTCGCCGACGAGTCGCTGCGCAACTACGCGTGCCTCGGGTACGTGCCGTCCGTCGTGGCGTCGTCTGCAATCTTCCTGGCGAGGTCTGCGCTGCTGAACCCGCCGGACGTAGCGGCGTGGAGCACGGAGATGCAGGAGCTCACGGGGTACGACGTCATGAACTTGGCCGGATGCCTGCATGCTATGCGCCCAGTCGCTCATCTGTGA